A region from the Corallococcus caeni genome encodes:
- a CDS encoding alpha/beta fold hydrolase, whose translation MPYLSIRGARLYYEDTGGSGEPVLFSHGLLWDSRLFHRQVEALRGHYRCIVYDHRGQGLSEPPPGDSVIDLRTVYEDAVAVIQALGLAPCHFVGQSMGGFVGLRVAARHPELLRSLSLLDSSAAAELPLTLARYRLLTTLTHWLGLRPVVDRIMSLYFGRTFMRDPERAAERALLRQQLVENPRAVWRAMQGVIHRRSVEGELHRIVTPTLVLVGDEDAVTVPAVAERLHQRIWGARLKRLPCGGHMCILEQPQAVNVALGDFLEEVERTSLQEEVLAVG comes from the coding sequence ATGCCATACCTGTCCATCCGTGGCGCTCGACTGTACTACGAGGACACCGGGGGGAGTGGAGAGCCGGTCCTCTTCAGCCACGGGCTGCTCTGGGACTCCCGCTTGTTCCACAGGCAGGTGGAGGCCCTCCGGGGCCACTACCGCTGCATCGTGTACGACCACCGGGGCCAGGGACTGAGCGAGCCCCCGCCTGGTGACTCGGTCATCGACCTGCGCACGGTGTACGAGGACGCGGTGGCGGTCATCCAGGCGCTCGGCCTGGCGCCGTGTCACTTCGTGGGCCAGTCCATGGGGGGCTTCGTGGGCCTGAGGGTGGCCGCGCGGCACCCGGAGCTCCTGCGCTCGCTGTCGCTGCTGGACTCCTCCGCCGCGGCGGAGCTGCCGCTGACGCTGGCGCGCTACCGGCTGTTGACGACGCTCACGCACTGGCTGGGCTTGCGGCCGGTGGTGGACCGGATCATGTCGCTCTACTTCGGGCGCACGTTCATGCGGGATCCGGAGCGGGCCGCGGAGCGGGCGTTGCTGCGCCAGCAGCTCGTGGAGAACCCGCGCGCGGTGTGGCGCGCGATGCAGGGGGTCATCCACCGCCGCAGCGTGGAGGGGGAACTGCACCGCATCGTGACGCCCACGCTGGTGCTGGTGGGGGACGAGGACGCGGTGACGGTGCCGGCGGTGGCGGAGCGGCTGCACCAGCGCATCTGGGGCGCGCGGCTCAAGCGGCTGCCCTGCGGCGGGCACATGTGCATCCTGGAACAGCCCCAGGCGGTCAACGTCGCGCTGGGAGACTTCCTGGAGGAGGTGGAGCGCACCTCGCTCCAGGAAGAGGTGCTGGCGGTGGGTTAG
- a CDS encoding phytanoyl-CoA dioxygenase family protein gives MSVLSPEQCQRFAADGYLVLPSFVDSGTCERMRAVILEQLKSGDGPVEYEADVAYPGSPASLEVEGGRTVRRLLKAHGRSALFAAWFDDARMVEALGQLLDGPVVQARAHHNCVMTKQPRFSSDTGWHQDVRYWAFTRPELISTWLALGTETPENGGLKVLPGTHRMQFAPERYDAKLFLRPELPENAALIESARYVRLSPGDVLLFHARLFHAASRNHTKDTKYSVVATYRRTDNLPVPGSRSARD, from the coding sequence ATGTCCGTCCTGAGTCCCGAGCAGTGCCAACGCTTCGCCGCCGATGGGTATCTCGTCCTGCCGTCCTTCGTGGACAGCGGGACGTGCGAGCGGATGCGGGCCGTCATCCTGGAGCAGCTCAAGTCCGGTGACGGCCCGGTGGAGTACGAGGCCGACGTGGCCTATCCGGGTTCGCCCGCGAGCCTGGAGGTCGAAGGTGGCCGGACGGTGCGGCGGTTGTTGAAGGCCCATGGGCGCTCGGCCCTGTTCGCGGCGTGGTTCGACGACGCGCGGATGGTGGAGGCGCTGGGGCAACTGCTGGACGGGCCGGTGGTGCAGGCGCGGGCGCATCACAACTGCGTGATGACGAAACAGCCGCGCTTCTCGTCGGACACGGGCTGGCACCAGGACGTGAGGTATTGGGCCTTCACGCGGCCGGAGCTGATCTCCACGTGGCTGGCATTGGGCACGGAGACGCCGGAGAACGGCGGCCTCAAGGTATTGCCCGGCACGCACCGCATGCAGTTCGCGCCGGAGCGCTACGACGCGAAGCTGTTCCTGCGGCCGGAGCTGCCGGAGAACGCGGCGCTCATTGAGAGCGCGCGGTACGTGAGGCTGTCCCCCGGGGACGTGCTGCTCTTCCACGCGCGGCTGTTCCACGCGGCGAGCCGGAACCACACGAAGGACACGAAGTACTCCGTGGTGGCTACGTACCGGAGGACGGACAACCTGCCCGTCCCGGGCTCACGTTCCGCGAGGGATTGA
- a CDS encoding error-prone DNA polymerase, with translation MSYAELVCRSHFSFLHGASHPEELVATAARLGLSALALTDRDGLYGVVKAHLAAKEHGVKLLLGAELTLEDGPPVVVYAKDAGGYSNLCRLVSHGRMTHPKGEAGLPWRKVAEHASGLLALLPGPAPLAAVAPLAEAFPGSFHVGLSRSLSAGDAAREARAEALARALGVPLVVHNDVHTHHRDRQPLQDVLTSIRHGVTVDQAGTRLFPNAERTLKSPTDMARLFADRPEALARTVELASRCEATLDALHYRFPEEDLPQGRTADEHLRVLTEAGLRTRYPEGVPPAVTKQIDHELRLIAALDFAGYFLSLWDIVMFARGRGILCQGRGSAANSAVCYALGITAIDPVRMGLLFERFLSMERKEPPDIDVDFEHERREEVLQYVYEKHGRRHAGMVCEVICYRGRLALREAGKALGLSLDQVDRLSRVASSHGFQVTPDVLQEAGLSPTDGRVLRTLSVAKELEGVPRHLSIHVGGFVMTREPLVDLVPVENAAMPGRTVIQWEKDDINAVGLLKVDLLALGMLTALSRCFALIHKHYGRELSLATVPPEDPKVYDMLCEADTVGVFQIESRAQMNMLPRLRPREFYDLVVQIALIRPGPIVGNMVHPYLRRRHGQEPATYPSEEVRGILQKTLGVPLFQEQAMRLAMVAAGFSAGEADGLRRALSHKQAEARILPYRGRFVEGCEAKGYTRKQAEEWFDHFRGFAHYGFPESHSASFALIAYASSWLKCHYPAAFTAALLNSQPMGFYAPHTLVADVQRHGVEVRPVDVRRSGWDCTLEDGAIRLGLRMVRGLSESAGRAVETARRGDYASVGDLARRARIPRHELTRLALSGALASLCGARRQALWEIQALGPLDADDLFFGMPMDGTAVELPPMGVQERVVADYDTVGLSLEKHPLELLRPMLKRMGAVTAEGLKRVSAGRRVKVGGMMICRQMPPTAKGICFISLEDETGIANLVVPSEVYARCRQEIHGALFLVGEGMLERSGKVTNVKTRSVVSVRQ, from the coding sequence GTGAGCTACGCCGAGCTGGTGTGCCGGTCCCACTTCTCCTTCCTGCACGGCGCCTCCCACCCGGAGGAGCTGGTGGCCACCGCGGCGCGGCTGGGCCTGTCCGCGCTGGCGCTGACGGACCGGGACGGGCTCTACGGGGTCGTGAAGGCGCACCTCGCGGCGAAGGAGCACGGCGTGAAGCTGCTCCTGGGCGCGGAGCTGACGCTGGAGGACGGCCCGCCAGTGGTCGTGTACGCGAAGGACGCGGGTGGGTACTCGAACCTGTGCCGGCTGGTGTCCCACGGCCGGATGACGCACCCCAAGGGCGAGGCGGGCCTGCCCTGGCGCAAGGTGGCGGAGCACGCGTCGGGGCTGCTCGCGCTGTTGCCGGGCCCCGCGCCGCTGGCGGCGGTGGCGCCGCTGGCGGAGGCGTTCCCCGGGAGCTTCCACGTGGGCCTGAGCCGCTCCCTGTCCGCGGGGGACGCGGCCCGGGAGGCGCGAGCGGAAGCCCTGGCCCGCGCGCTGGGCGTGCCCTTGGTGGTGCACAACGACGTGCACACGCACCACCGCGACCGGCAGCCCTTGCAGGACGTGCTCACGTCCATCCGCCACGGGGTGACGGTGGATCAGGCGGGCACGCGGCTGTTCCCGAACGCGGAGCGGACGCTGAAGTCCCCCACGGACATGGCGCGGCTGTTCGCGGACCGGCCGGAGGCGCTGGCGCGCACGGTGGAGCTGGCGTCGCGCTGCGAGGCCACCCTGGACGCGCTGCACTACCGCTTCCCGGAGGAAGACCTGCCGCAAGGGCGCACGGCGGATGAACACCTGCGGGTGCTCACGGAGGCGGGCCTGCGCACGCGCTATCCGGAGGGGGTGCCGCCGGCGGTGACGAAGCAGATCGACCACGAGCTGCGGCTCATCGCGGCGCTGGACTTCGCGGGGTACTTCCTGTCGCTGTGGGACATCGTGATGTTCGCGCGGGGGCGGGGCATCCTGTGTCAGGGGCGGGGCAGCGCGGCGAACTCGGCGGTCTGCTACGCGCTGGGCATCACCGCCATTGATCCGGTGCGCATGGGGCTGTTGTTCGAGCGCTTCCTCAGCATGGAGCGCAAGGAGCCGCCGGACATCGACGTGGACTTCGAGCACGAGCGGCGCGAGGAGGTGCTCCAGTACGTCTACGAGAAGCACGGCCGGCGCCACGCGGGCATGGTGTGCGAAGTCATCTGCTACCGGGGGCGGCTCGCGCTGCGCGAGGCGGGCAAGGCGCTGGGGCTGTCGTTGGATCAGGTGGACCGGCTGTCGCGCGTTGCCTCGTCTCACGGCTTCCAGGTGACGCCGGACGTGCTCCAGGAAGCGGGGCTGTCCCCGACGGATGGGCGCGTCTTGCGGACGCTGTCGGTGGCGAAGGAGCTGGAGGGCGTGCCCCGGCACCTGTCCATCCACGTGGGCGGCTTCGTGATGACGCGCGAGCCGCTGGTGGACCTGGTGCCGGTGGAGAACGCGGCGATGCCCGGGCGCACGGTCATCCAGTGGGAGAAGGACGACATCAACGCGGTGGGGCTGCTGAAGGTGGACCTGCTGGCGCTGGGCATGTTGACGGCGCTGTCGCGCTGCTTCGCCCTGATCCACAAGCACTACGGCCGCGAGCTGTCCCTGGCCACGGTGCCGCCGGAGGACCCGAAGGTCTACGACATGCTGTGCGAGGCGGACACGGTGGGCGTGTTCCAGATTGAAAGCCGCGCGCAGATGAACATGCTGCCCCGGCTGCGGCCCCGGGAGTTCTACGACCTGGTGGTGCAGATCGCCCTCATCCGGCCGGGGCCCATCGTGGGCAACATGGTGCACCCCTACCTGCGTCGCCGGCACGGCCAGGAGCCGGCGACGTACCCGAGCGAGGAGGTGCGCGGCATCCTCCAGAAGACGCTGGGCGTGCCGCTCTTCCAGGAGCAGGCGATGCGGCTCGCGATGGTGGCGGCGGGCTTCAGCGCGGGGGAGGCGGACGGCCTGCGGCGGGCGCTGAGCCACAAGCAGGCGGAGGCGCGCATCCTCCCGTACCGGGGCCGCTTCGTGGAGGGCTGCGAGGCGAAGGGCTACACGCGCAAGCAGGCGGAGGAGTGGTTCGACCACTTCCGGGGCTTCGCGCACTACGGGTTCCCGGAGAGCCACTCCGCGAGCTTCGCGTTGATCGCCTATGCGTCCAGCTGGCTGAAGTGCCACTACCCGGCGGCCTTCACCGCGGCGCTGCTCAACTCGCAGCCCATGGGCTTCTACGCGCCGCACACGCTGGTGGCGGACGTGCAGCGGCACGGCGTGGAGGTGCGGCCGGTGGACGTGCGCCGTTCAGGCTGGGACTGCACCCTGGAGGACGGAGCGATTCGGCTGGGCCTGAGGATGGTGCGGGGGCTGTCCGAGTCCGCGGGCCGGGCGGTGGAGACCGCGAGGCGCGGGGACTACGCGAGCGTGGGAGACCTGGCGCGACGGGCGCGCATTCCCCGGCACGAGCTGACGCGGCTGGCGCTGTCCGGCGCGTTGGCGTCGCTGTGTGGGGCGCGGAGGCAGGCGCTGTGGGAGATCCAGGCGCTGGGGCCGCTGGACGCGGACGACCTGTTCTTCGGCATGCCCATGGACGGCACGGCGGTGGAGTTGCCGCCCATGGGCGTCCAGGAGCGGGTGGTGGCGGACTACGACACGGTGGGGCTGTCGCTGGAGAAGCACCCGCTGGAACTGCTGCGGCCCATGTTGAAGCGGATGGGGGCGGTGACGGCGGAGGGGTTGAAGCGGGTGTCGGCGGGGCGGCGGGTGAAGGTAGGGGGGATGATGATCTGCCGGCAGATGCCGCCGACGGCGAAGGGGATCTGCTTCATCTCGTTGGAGGACGAGACGGGGATCGCGAACCTGGTGGTGCCCTCGGAGGTGTACGCGCGGTGCAGGCAGGAGATCCACGGCGCGCTGTTCCTCGTGGGGGAGGGGATGCTGGAGCGCTCGGGGAAGGTGACGAACGTGAAGACGCGCAGCGTGGTGTCCGTGCGGCAGTGA
- a CDS encoding acyl-CoA dehydrogenase family protein has translation MSFFQAPPVLGNQYDDDAFLQGYLARTLPEDLLRSLQDDFRELGELGGKYFYEFQQRDRLNEPVLTQWDPWGKRIDHIEVTPLWKEAEALTARKGLVAVAYEQKSGALSRVHQFALNYLVQPSLDVYSCPLAMTDGAARSLLSLGNKALIDHALPHLTSRDPATFWTSGQWMTERTGGSDVGLTLTEARQSPEGWRLHGTKWFTSATTAQMALTLARPTGNGPGGKGLALFFVETRDAQGRLNNIQINRLKDKFGTRKVPTAELTLDGTLAVPVAGLTDGIRNMAMMLNVTRTWNAMGATWAMRRAMALAHDYAKRRVQFGAPLSEKPLHVDTLAGLEAEFQAGFLLAFRGVELLGKLETRTATEQEQLLQRLVTPLAKLTTGRQVVHVTSEATESFGGAGYVEDTGLPRIQADAQVLSIWEGTTNVLSLDSLRALAKEGTLEAFFHEVEGRLSKVTDAGLRPCVQTAHGALEHARAWVSGAMANPTTMEAGARRFSLTLGRTLELALLSEHAQWCLEHGHGPRSRAAARRFRQNGVDLIQDEIDLDDSRLLG, from the coding sequence ATGAGCTTCTTCCAGGCGCCCCCCGTTCTTGGCAATCAGTACGACGACGACGCGTTCCTGCAGGGCTACCTTGCCCGCACCCTTCCGGAGGACCTGCTCCGCTCGCTCCAGGACGACTTCCGGGAGCTGGGGGAGCTGGGGGGCAAGTACTTCTACGAGTTCCAGCAGCGCGACCGGCTGAACGAGCCCGTCCTCACGCAGTGGGACCCGTGGGGGAAGCGCATCGACCACATCGAGGTGACGCCGCTGTGGAAGGAGGCGGAGGCGCTGACCGCGAGGAAGGGCCTGGTCGCGGTGGCCTACGAGCAGAAGAGCGGCGCGCTCAGCCGCGTGCACCAGTTCGCGTTGAACTACCTGGTGCAGCCGTCGCTGGACGTCTATTCGTGTCCGCTGGCGATGACGGACGGCGCGGCACGGTCGCTCCTGTCGCTGGGCAACAAAGCCCTCATCGACCACGCCCTGCCCCACCTGACGTCGCGCGATCCGGCGACGTTCTGGACGTCGGGCCAGTGGATGACGGAGCGCACGGGCGGCTCGGACGTGGGGCTCACGCTGACGGAGGCGCGGCAGTCCCCGGAGGGCTGGCGGCTGCACGGCACGAAGTGGTTCACGTCCGCGACGACGGCGCAGATGGCGCTGACGCTGGCGCGGCCCACGGGCAACGGCCCCGGCGGCAAGGGCCTGGCGCTCTTCTTCGTGGAGACGCGGGACGCGCAGGGCCGGCTCAACAACATCCAGATCAACCGGCTGAAGGACAAGTTCGGGACGCGCAAGGTGCCCACGGCGGAGCTGACGCTGGACGGGACGCTGGCGGTGCCAGTGGCGGGGCTGACGGACGGCATCCGCAACATGGCGATGATGCTGAACGTGACGCGCACCTGGAACGCGATGGGCGCCACGTGGGCCATGCGCCGCGCGATGGCGCTGGCGCACGACTATGCGAAGCGCCGGGTGCAGTTCGGCGCGCCGCTGTCGGAGAAGCCGCTGCACGTGGACACGCTGGCGGGGCTGGAGGCGGAGTTCCAGGCGGGCTTCCTGCTGGCGTTCCGCGGGGTGGAGCTCCTGGGCAAGCTGGAGACGCGCACGGCGACGGAGCAGGAGCAGCTGCTGCAGCGGCTGGTGACGCCGCTGGCGAAGCTGACCACGGGCCGGCAGGTGGTGCACGTCACGTCGGAGGCGACGGAGTCCTTCGGCGGTGCGGGCTACGTGGAGGACACGGGCCTGCCGCGCATCCAGGCGGACGCGCAGGTGCTGTCCATCTGGGAGGGCACGACGAACGTGCTGTCGCTGGATTCGCTGCGCGCGCTGGCGAAGGAAGGCACGCTGGAGGCGTTCTTCCACGAGGTGGAGGGCCGGCTGTCGAAGGTGACGGACGCGGGCCTGCGGCCGTGCGTGCAGACGGCGCACGGCGCGCTGGAGCACGCGCGGGCCTGGGTGTCCGGCGCGATGGCGAACCCCACCACGATGGAGGCCGGGGCGCGGCGCTTCTCCCTGACGCTGGGGCGCACGCTGGAGCTGGCGCTCCTGAGCGAGCACGCGCAGTGGTGCCTGGAGCACGGGCACGGGCCGCGCAGCCGGGCCGCGGCGCGGCGGTTCCGGCAGAACGGCGTGGACCTCATCCAGGACGAGATCGACCTGGATGATTCGCGGCTCCTGGGTTGA